One genomic window of Nicotiana sylvestris chromosome 10, ASM39365v2, whole genome shotgun sequence includes the following:
- the LOC138879627 gene encoding uncharacterized protein: protein MTEDVGSHTASIQKLEMQMRDLSREQNPKQKGKLPSDAITNLKSGGSGSTSHVMAITTRSGKVQEENQEGVKQKEKETLKAPPPIPRPHPPFPQRLIRRVDDSKLEKFYDILKQLSVNIPFLEAFQEIPGFVKYLKDLITKNRTTKNEVVNMTHWVSSIIATSPVQKKEDPGAFTISCTIGERDFAKALCDNGASINLMPLAIYKQAGLGMPRPTSMRLQMADRSIKRPVGIVDDVIVKVRKFHLPADFVILDCSVDKEIPIILGRPFLDTGRALMDSEQNEIKFRVNDEEVTFQASKGMKLPHEYESISVIDVVDEVVDAVELKMEEQCLGEALAAILVNFDGEDMDGYMESVNALEGLGSYTYTSAKLSFDLENRATPPAKPSIIEPPQLELKPLPSHLRYNFLGSNDTLPVIISSLLNDVQVNQLLEVLKEHRQSIGWTIADIRGIPAGICEHKIQLESETKPSVEHQRRLNPSMQEVVKKEIIKWLDTGVVYPIVDSSWVSPVQCVPKKGGMTVIKNEKNELIPTRIVTGWRVCMDYRKLNSATCKDHFPMPFIDQMLDCLAGRSFYCFLDGYSGYNQINIALEDQEKTTFTCPYGTFAFSRMPFGLCNAPATFQRCMNSIFSDMVEDFLEVFMDDFSVHGIEVDRAKIEIISKLPPPTSVKGVRSFLGHAGFYRCFIKDFSKIANPMCKLLEKDAKFVFDENCLKAFEELKQRLTTTPIIVTPDWSLPFELMCDASGVAIGAMLGQRHNKVLHPVYYASKTFNGAQMNYTVIEQELLAIVYAFEKFRAYLLGSKVVVYTDHAALRYLIAKKDTKP, encoded by the exons ATGACCGAAGATGTTGGCTCTCACACCGCATCTATCCAAAAGTTAGAGATGCAGATGAGAGACCTTTCAAGAGAGCAAAACCCAAAGCAAAAGGGGAAACTTCCTAGTGATGCCATTACGAACCTGAAGAGTGGTGGAAGTGGCTCAACTTCTCACGTCATGGCAATAACTACTAGAAGTGGGAAG GTGCAAGAAGAGAACCAAGAAGGGGTGAAGCAAAAGGAGAAGGAGACATTAAAAGCTCCACCTCCTATTCCTAGACCTCATCCGCCTTTTCCTCAAAGACTTATTAGAAGGGTTGATGATAGTAAGCTTGAGAAATTCTATGATATTCTAAAGCAATTGTCGGTGAACATTCCATTTTTGGAGGCTTTTCaagaaataccggggtttgtcaAATATTTGAAGGATTTGATCACCAAAAATAGGACCACAAAGAATGAGGTGGTAAACATGACTCACTGGGTTAGCTCTATTATTGCCACAAGCCCTGTCCAAAAGAAAGAGGACCCGGGAGCATTTACTAtttcatgcactattggggagcgtgactttgcaaaagccctttgtgacaATGGGGCTAGCATCAACTTGATGCCACTTGCCATCTACAAGCAAGCGGGATTAGGGATGCCGAGGCCAACAagcatgaggttacaaatggccgATCGATCTATTAAGCGACCAGTaggaattgttgatgatgtgaTTGTGAAAGTTAGAAAATTCCATTTGCCCGCCGACTTTGTAATTCTTGACTGTTCTGTTGataaagagatccctatcatcttGGGGAGACCATTCCTAGACACGGGAAGAGCACTCATGGATTCGGAGCAAAATGAAATTAAGTTCCGGGTGAATGATGAAGAAGTCACATTTCAAGCGAGCAAGGGTATGAAATTACCCCATGAGTATGAGAGCATTTCAGTGATAGATGTGGTTGATGAGGTTGTAGATGCCGTTGAACTGAAAATGGAAGAACAATGCCTTGGTGAGGCATTGGCGGCTATCTTGGTAAACTTTGATGGTGAGGACATGGATGGGTACATGGAGTCGGTAAATGCATTGGAGGGTCTTGGATCCTATACTTACACTTCTGCAAAGCTTTCTTTTGACTTGGAGAATAGGGCCACACCTCCTGCCAAGCCATCAATCATTGAGCCACCACAACTAGAGCTCAAGCCTCTCCCGTCGCACTTAAGGTATAATTTTCTTGGCTCTAATGATACTTTACCTGTAATCATTTCGTCTTTGCtaaatgatgtgcaggtaaaccAATTGTTGGAAGTCTTGAAAGAACATAGGCAATCCATTGGATGGACCATTGCGGACATTCGTGGAATCCCCGCGGGAATTTGTGAACATAAAATCCAATTGGAGAGCGAAACAAAGCCAAGTGTGGAACATCAAAGACGGTTGAACCCATCAATGCAAGAGGTAGTAAAGAAGgagattatcaagtggttggatacCGGGGTAGTTTACCCCATTGTCGACAGTTCGTGGGTGAGCCcagtacaatgtgtgccaaaaaagggtggcatgaccgtaaTCAAAAATGAGAAGAATGAGCTCATTCCAACGCGAATTGTGACCGGATGGCGAGTTTGTATGGACTATCGGAAACTTAACAGTGCTACTTGCAAGGACCActtccctatgccttttattgatcaaatgcttgattgTCTAGCGGGGAGGTCattttattgtttccttgatGGTTACTCCGGCTACAATCAAATCAACATCGCTTtggaagatcaagagaaaactacGTTCACTTGCCCGTATGGCACTTTTGCTTTTAGCCGGATGCCATTTGGCTTGTGCAATGCTCCGGCCACTTTCCAAAGGTGTATGAATTCCATCTTCTCCGACATGGTTGAGGACTTTCTTgaagttttcatggatgatttctcggTG catggtattgaagTCGACCGGGCAAAGATTGAGATTATTTCTAAGCTTCCTCCACCGACCTCCGTGAAAGGTGTTAGAAGTTTTCTAGGGCATGCTGGGTTTTACAGGTGCTTCATCAAGGACTTCTCCAAGATTGCTAACCCCATGTGCAAACTCCTcgaaaaggatgccaagtttgtgtttgatgagaaCTGTCTTAAAGCTTTTGAGGAGTTAAAGCAAAGGCTCACCACGACACCCATTATTGTCACGCCCGATTGGTCActtcctttcgagctcatgtgtgacgccagtGGTGTAGCCATTGGAGCAATGCTTGGCCAACGTCACAACAAAGTTCTCCACCCGGTGTACTATGCAAGTAAAACTTTCAATGGGGCACAAATGAACTACACAGTAATTGAGCAAGAGCTTCTTGCTATTGTGTATGCTTTTGAAAAATTTCGGGCTTATTTGTTGGGGTCCAAGGTGGTGgtatacactgatcatgcagctcttCGATATCTCATAGCAAAGAAGGATACAAAGCCTTGA